A region from the Panicum hallii strain FIL2 chromosome 1, PHallii_v3.1, whole genome shotgun sequence genome encodes:
- the LOC112874574 gene encoding receptor kinase-like protein Xa21, whose product MAVCFFSFPSICISCTSVALCRSQLLLSRHKEVENKGLTMAAKAKQHMKPGMLMPWAMVILLLSCGAGTISCTTRDGDDTDLVSLLDFKRAIRSDPRGALSSWNSSVHFCGWKGVSCGRPERVVALNLSGQALDGQISPSLGNMSYLASLNLSTNRFSGQIPPDLGYLRRLKFLDLKYNSLQGSIPDAVTNCSSLRGLYLAGNLLVGEIPKKLALLSSLLHLWLHSNYLTGTIPPDLGNITTLRHVILQANQLHGSIPEELGKLSNMSDLLLGGNRLTGRIPEALLNLSSLQQLAMPVNMLHGPLPSRIGDFLPNLRLLYLGANMLGGHIPESLGNASALQSIELEYNYGFTGRIPPSLGKLQKLRTLGLNDNNLEAKDSQSWEFLDALTNCTRLVKLSLYGNLLRGVLPDSVGNLSSNLDYLTLGSNMLYGLVPSSIGNLHKLTKLDLQNNSFTGAIGGWIENMVNLEGLYIQSNHFSGHIPDSIGNFSKLTELFLGENQFYGPIPSSLGKLPQLSNLYLSYNNLQGNIPKSLIAPTIVQCSLSNNNLEGQIPDLGNLQQINYLDLSSNKLTGAIPLSLGTCQQLQTVLMELNLLSGSIPMSFGNLNSLAMLNLSHNNFSGSIPITLSKLQLLTELDLSHNHLEGEVPKEGVFKNTTAISLEGNWQLCGGVLELHMPPCPNTVTQRRTGRRHYFVRILTPMLGIVSLTLLIYFIISRKKVSRAQSSLSFSDEQFPKVSYKDLAQSTDNFSESNLVGRGSHGSVYKGRLITPEPVVVAVKVFDLAVEGTDRSFMSECQALRNIRHRNLLPILTVCSTIDNRGNDFKALVYRFMPNGNLDSWLHPPGYGNNANNLNLSQRLKIAVDIADALQYIHHDCESPILHCDLKPSNILLDNDMTARLGDFGIARFYLETKSQTAGDSRSTGTISLKGTIGYIAPEYAGGSYLSTSGDVYSFGVVLMEMLTGKRPTDPLFCNGLSIINFCETNFPDQILDIIDADLLEEYKDCARANPEKGNGALQCLLALVEVALSCTCQAPGDRMNMREAAAELHEIRQSSSIGVDAKLLSMIH is encoded by the exons ATGGCTGTATGCTTCTTCTCTTTCCCTAGTATCTGCATATCATGCACTTCAGTTGCCTTGTGTCGATCACAACTCTTACTAAGCAGGCACAAG GAAGTAGAGAACAAAGGCCTAACCATGGCTGCTAAGGCTAAGCAACACATGAAACCTGGCATGCTCATGCCGTGGGCCATGGTAATCCTGCTGTTGTCCTGTGGAGCTGGAACCATCAGCTGCACGACCCGCGACGGGGACGACACGGATCTCGTCTCGCTCCTTGATTTCAAGCGCGCGATCAGGAGCGATCCGAGAGGGGCCCTGAGCTCATGGAACTCTAGCGTCCACTTCTGCGGCTGGAAGGGCGTGTCGTGTGGCCGTCCGGAGCGCGTCGTGGCACTGAACCTGTCCGGGCAGGCTTTGGACGGTCAGATCTCTCCTTCCCTTGGGAACATGTCATACCTTGCCTCCCTTAATCTCTCCACGAACAGGTTCTCTGGACAGATACCTCCTGATCTCGGCTACCTGCGCAGGCTCAAGTTCCTTGACCTGAAATACAACTCGTTACAGGGAAGCATTCCGGACGCAGTCACGAATTGCTCCAGCTTGCGGGGATTGTACCTTGCAGGGAACTTGCTTGTGGGAGAAATTCCCAAGAAATTAGCCCTCCTCTCAAGCCTGCTACATCTATGGCTTCACTCGAACTATCTTACAGGGACCATTCCACCTGACCTAGGTAACATCACAACCTTACGGCACGTCATTCTTCAAGCTAACCAGCTCCATGGAAGCATCCCCGAGGAGCTTGGGAAGCTATCCAACATGTCAGACTTGCTGCTTGGTGGAAATAGGCTGACAGGTAGAATCCCAGAAGCACTCCTGAATCTCTCTTCTCTGCAACAACTGGCCATGCCAGTGAATATGCTTCATGGTCCACTGCCATCTAGGATCGGGGACTTCCTCCCTAACCTCCGGCTCCTTTACTTGGGTGCCAACATGCTGGGAGGTCACATCCCGGAATCACTAGGCAATGCATCAGCGCTGCAGTCGATAGAATTGGAGTACAACTATGGCTTTACAGGCAGAATCCCTCCTTCTCTTGGtaaacttcagaagctcagaaCGCTAGGTCTCAATGATAACAATCTTGAAGCAAAAGATAGCCAAAGCTGGGAATTTCTAGACGCATTAACCAATTGCACTCGTCTAGTGAAGCTTTCACTCTATGGAAATCTGCTGCGGGGAGTACTACCAGATTCAGTCGGTAACCTTTCGTCTAATCTTGACTACCTCACGCTTGGAAGCAACATGCTATACGGATTGGTCCCATCAAGCATAGGAAACCTTCATAAGCTAACTAAATTAGATTTACAGAACAACAGTTTTACAGGTGCCATTGGTGGATGGATTGAAAATATGGTTAACTTAGAGGGTTTATACATTCAGAGCAACCACTTCAGTGGGCACATTCCAGATTCCATTGGTAATTTTTCAAAGTTGACAGAGCTGTTTCTAGGTGAGAATCAATTCTATGGTCCCATACCCTCAAGCTTAGGAAAACTTCCACAGCTCTCAAATTTATACCTCAGTTATAACAATCTTCAAGGCAATATACCAAAAAGTCTCATAGCACCCACAATTGTTCAATGTTCATTATCCAACAACAATTTGGAAGGCCAAATACCTGATCTTGGCAACCTTCAACAGATTAACTATCTTGATCTTTCATCCAACAAGCTTACCGGGGCAATTCCACTTTCTTTGGGCACTTGCCAGCAACTGCAAACTGTCCTAATGGAGTTAAACTTGCTCTCCGGAAGTATCCCCATGTCTTTCGGCAATCTTAATAGTTTAGCCATGCTCAACCTTTCTCATAACAATTTCTCAGGGTCAATCCCAATTACTCTAAGCAAACTACAGCTTCTCACAGAATTAGATCTGTCTCACAATCATCTTGAGGGTGAAGTACCAAAAGAAGGGGTATTCAAAAACACTACAGCCATTTCGCTTGAAGGAAATTGGCAGCTCTGTGGAGGTGTGCTAGAATTACATATGCCTCCATGCCCCAATACTGTTACTCAGAGAAGAACTGGACGGCGACACTATTTTGTAAGAATATTGACCCCCATGTTAGGCATTGTGTCCCTCACATTACTGATATATTTTATCATCTCAAGAAAGAAGGTGTCAAGAGCACAGTCATCACTGTCTTTTTCTGATGAGCAATTTCCTAAAGTTTCTTATAAGGATTTAGCTCAGTCCACAGATAACTTTTCAGAGTCTAACTTGGTTGGGAGAGGAAGCCATGGTTCAGTATACAAAGGAAGGCTAATAACTCCTGAACCCGTGGTTGTGGCTGTGAAGGTTTTTGACCTTGCCGTGGAAGGGACTGATAGGAGTTTCATGTCAGAATGTCAAGCTCTGAGAAATATCCGGCACCGCAACCTTCTTCCAATCCTAACTGTGTGCTCAACAATTGATAATAGGGGCAATGATTTCAAAGCTCTAGTCTATAGGTTTATGCCCAATGGCAATTTGGATTCTTGGTTGCATCCTCCTGGGTATGGAAACAATGCGAATAACCTGAATCTGTCTCAAAGATTGAAAATAGCTGTTGACATTGCTGATGCATTGCAATATATACATCATGATTGTGAGAGTCCTATCCTTCACTGCGACTTGAAGCCCAGCAATATTCTTCTTGACAATGATATGACCGCTCGTCTAGGAGACTTCGGCATTGCAAGGTTCTACCTTGAAACCAAATCACAAACAGCTGGAGATTCGAGATCAACTGGTACAATAAGCTTGAAGGGAACAATTGGATATATTGCTCCAG AATATGCCGGAGGTAGTTACCTATCAACTTCTGGAGACGTGTACAGCTTCGGTGTAGTCCTGATGGAGATGTTGACGGGGAAAAGGCCAACCGATCCTCTCTTCTGCAATGGACTCAGCATCATCAACTTCTGCGAGACAAACTTTCCTGACCAGATACTTGATATAATTGATGCTGATCTCCTAGAAGAATACAAGGACTGTGCTCGAGCAAACCCGGAAAAGGGAAACGGAGCCCTTCAGTGCTTGTTGGCCCTGGTGGAAGTGGCACTTTCTTGCACATGCCAGGCCCCTGGCGATCGAATGAACATGAGAGAAGCAGCTGCAGAGTTGCACGAAATCAGACAGTCCAGTTCTATTGGGGTGGATGCTAAATTGCTAAGTATGATTCATTAG